Within the Sulfolobales archaeon genome, the region GAGAAGAATATAGCCAATTCTATTGTAAAGATTTGTTAAGAGCTAATCCATTATACATTATATTCGCGGAATGATCACAGATCGATTTTCGGAGAAGGATAAAAAGATCTGGGGCGTGGCTAGGGGATCAACTCTGTTTTCCACCTCCTCCACCTCTGAGGAGGGTTCTCCTGAAGATCTCCATCTTAAGCATTTGGATCGCATATGCAGGATCAACTCCTTTGGGGCATACACGGCTACAGGATCCTGCGAATTCACATGACCAAACACCCTCGAATGTGTCTACATGCTCAAGCCTTGAGACCCCGCCCTCATCCCTTGAGTCTGCGTACCATCTATATGCTTGAGCCAGTGCTTGGGGGCCTAGGAACCATGGTTTCTCAGCAACTACTGGGCATGCTGCTACGCATAGGCCACATTTTATGCAGTATGCGAATGGTATGAATTCCTCTAGCTGTTCTGGGGTCTGCATATACTCCTTCTCTGCTCTGAACTGCTCCTCCTCATCCTTCCTGATTAGATATGGCTTCACATATCTATGCTTCTTGAAGAAGTCCGACATATCGGTTGCAAGGTCTCTCAGTATTTTGAAGTTATACATAGGCTCAACAGATATCCTCTCACTTCCAAGC harbors:
- the sdhB gene encoding succinate dehydrogenase iron-sulfur subunit, translating into MQGGKGLKSVVIAVKRYDPEKGFYVREYKVEVDRYATVLDALLKIVETQDPTLALRYSCRMGICGSCGMVINGVPRLACETNITRLGSERISVEPMYNFKILRDLATDMSDFFKKHRYVKPYLIRKDEEEQFRAEKEYMQTPEQLEEFIPFAYCIKCGLCVAACPVVAEKPWFLGPQALAQAYRWYADSRDEGGVSRLEHVDTFEGVWSCEFAGSCSRVCPKGVDPAYAIQMLKMEIFRRTLLRGGGGGKQS